One Planctomycetia bacterium DNA segment encodes these proteins:
- a CDS encoding alkaline phosphatase family protein codes for MTRLHVVCGILLSFIAGYIGCGAAPRLSAAAAAADDASRPRLLVVVSIDQFPFEYLLRMRKGFAADGFFNTIARDGATYANAHHGQAFTLTGPGHSVLCSGAYPNTTGIIDNDWFDRETGKTMYCVADSGTTIVGAAGKSGMSPKNLEVGTIGDQLKLASNGRSKVVGVALKDRASILMAGHAADGAYWYDPNSGHWVTSTYYRPRLPDYLEAYNATGQTKRYSGGTWDLSAAPELYERYYADDAPFEANLPVLGRAFPHPLPTADDNGFAKLITTSPRGSEMTLAVARLVLTEEKLGLDDDTDLLCVNLSSNDYVGHAFGPYSLEVQDMTYRTDRLLGEFIQFLDLKVGAGRWTLALSSDHGVAPVPEHAVTMKLPARRVSSEHFAALRARIEAALSLQFGTIADGKKKYVQSFDSSTVYLDRGLAELQGEHYAAAQRIVRDIVTADDAVAIAFTRDELVRGGNETELFHRMTLAFYARRSGDVLYCLKPYYIAGSTTATHGSPWEYDTHVPVLLLGAGIQAGRFDRMVSPPMIAPTLARIAKVDAPSGCTVEVLQEALGGR; via the coding sequence ATGACGCGCCTGCATGTTGTCTGTGGAATCTTGTTGTCGTTCATCGCCGGCTACATCGGCTGCGGAGCCGCGCCGCGACTCAGCGCGGCAGCGGCAGCGGCAGACGACGCGTCTCGCCCGAGATTATTGGTCGTCGTCAGCATCGATCAGTTTCCGTTCGAGTATCTCCTACGGATGCGGAAGGGCTTCGCCGCCGACGGCTTTTTCAACACCATCGCGCGCGACGGAGCGACCTACGCCAACGCCCACCACGGCCAAGCGTTTACGCTCACCGGACCCGGCCATAGCGTGCTTTGTTCCGGGGCGTATCCGAACACGACCGGCATTATCGACAACGACTGGTTCGATCGCGAAACCGGCAAGACGATGTACTGCGTCGCAGACTCCGGCACGACCATCGTCGGTGCGGCCGGCAAGAGCGGCATGTCGCCGAAGAATCTCGAAGTCGGCACGATCGGCGACCAGCTCAAGCTCGCGTCGAACGGACGAAGCAAGGTCGTCGGCGTCGCGCTGAAGGATCGCGCTTCGATCCTCATGGCGGGCCACGCCGCCGACGGCGCCTATTGGTACGATCCGAACTCGGGCCATTGGGTGACGAGCACCTACTATCGCCCTCGACTCCCCGACTATCTCGAAGCCTACAACGCGACGGGGCAAACCAAACGATACAGCGGCGGCACGTGGGACTTGTCGGCGGCACCCGAGCTTTACGAGCGCTACTATGCCGACGACGCGCCGTTCGAGGCGAACTTGCCGGTCCTCGGCCGAGCGTTTCCGCACCCCTTACCGACGGCCGACGACAACGGCTTCGCCAAGCTCATCACGACTTCCCCGCGCGGCAGCGAGATGACGCTGGCCGTCGCCCGTCTGGTGTTGACCGAAGAAAAGCTCGGCCTCGACGACGACACCGATCTGCTGTGCGTCAATCTTTCGAGCAACGATTACGTCGGCCACGCCTTCGGGCCCTATAGCCTCGAAGTGCAAGATATGACCTATCGCACCGATCGGCTGCTCGGCGAGTTCATCCAGTTTCTCGATCTCAAGGTCGGTGCCGGGCGCTGGACGCTCGCGCTCTCATCGGACCACGGAGTCGCGCCGGTGCCGGAGCATGCCGTAACGATGAAGCTCCCCGCGCGGCGCGTATCTTCCGAGCATTTCGCCGCTTTGCGGGCACGCATCGAAGCGGCGCTCAGCCTGCAGTTCGGCACGATCGCCGACGGAAAGAAAAAGTACGTGCAAAGCTTCGACTCGAGCACCGTGTATCTCGACCGCGGGCTCGCGGAACTGCAAGGAGAGCATTATGCCGCCGCACAGCGCATCGTGCGCGATATCGTGACGGCCGACGATGCCGTGGCGATCGCCTTTACGCGCGACGAACTCGTGCGCGGCGGAAACGAAACGGAGTTGTTCCATCGCATGACGCTGGCCTTTTATGCGCGGCGCAGCGGCGACGTGCTGTACTGCTTGAAGCCGTACTACATCGCCGGCAGCACGACGGCGACGCACGGCAGCCCCTGGGAATACGACACGCATGTGCCGGTGCTGCTGCTCGGCGCGGGCATTCAGGCCGGCCGCTTCGATCGGATGGTCTCGCCGCCGATGATCGCCCCGACGTTGGCTCGCATCGCTAAGGTCGATGCTCCGAGCGGTTGCACCGTCGAAGTATTGCAGGAAGCGCTCGGCGGCCGCTGA
- a CDS encoding threonine synthase, protein MNSFLDNLTTDRPTFVSHLECGLTGKRYEADRIHGLSEAGRPLLVRYDLAALAGAVSKAALRDRPHDFWRYREFLPVRKTENIVSLGEALTPLIPCPTLKTGTGELFIKDEGRLPTGSFKARGLCVAVSMAKELGIRRVAIPTNGNAGAALAAYGRRAGMEVFVFCPADTPEVNVREIAAQGAKVWRVNGLINDCGRIVGQGKEPMGWFDFSTLKEPYRIEGKKTMGLELAEQFAWQLPDVILYPTGGGTGLIGMWKAFQELQTIGWLTGKLPRMVAVQATGCAPIVRAYDDNAEFAELFPNAHTVASGIRVPVAVGDFLMLRAIRESRGFATAVDDEAILAARSEVAEREGFLMCPEGAAVYAAYRREIASGRIASSESCVLFNCASGLKYELPRADAVLDCTQPIDFAKWNR, encoded by the coding sequence ATGAACTCTTTTTTAGATAACCTTACGACCGACCGCCCCACGTTCGTCTCGCATCTCGAATGCGGGCTCACCGGAAAGCGCTACGAAGCCGATCGGATCCACGGTCTCTCCGAAGCCGGCCGCCCGTTGTTGGTTCGCTACGATCTTGCGGCGCTGGCCGGTGCCGTCTCGAAAGCCGCGCTCCGCGATCGCCCGCACGACTTTTGGCGCTATCGCGAATTCTTGCCGGTAAGGAAGACCGAGAACATCGTCAGCCTCGGCGAAGCGTTGACGCCGTTGATACCGTGCCCGACTCTGAAAACCGGCACCGGCGAGCTTTTCATCAAAGACGAAGGACGTTTACCGACCGGCTCGTTTAAGGCACGCGGCTTGTGCGTGGCGGTATCGATGGCGAAGGAACTCGGGATTCGCCGCGTGGCGATTCCGACCAACGGCAACGCGGGGGCTGCGTTGGCCGCCTATGGTCGTCGAGCCGGGATGGAAGTGTTTGTCTTCTGCCCTGCCGATACGCCGGAAGTGAACGTGCGCGAGATCGCCGCGCAGGGAGCCAAGGTCTGGCGCGTCAACGGCCTGATCAATGATTGCGGCCGCATCGTCGGGCAAGGGAAGGAACCGATGGGCTGGTTCGATTTCTCGACGTTGAAAGAGCCGTATCGGATCGAAGGAAAGAAAACGATGGGGCTCGAGCTCGCCGAGCAATTCGCTTGGCAATTGCCCGACGTGATTCTCTACCCGACCGGCGGCGGTACCGGGTTGATCGGCATGTGGAAGGCATTTCAAGAGTTGCAAACGATCGGCTGGCTCACCGGCAAGCTGCCGCGCATGGTCGCGGTGCAAGCGACGGGCTGCGCGCCGATCGTGCGCGCGTACGACGATAACGCGGAGTTCGCCGAGTTGTTCCCGAACGCTCATACGGTCGCCTCGGGCATTCGGGTGCCCGTCGCAGTGGGCGACTTTCTGATGCTCCGCGCGATTCGCGAAAGCCGTGGCTTCGCGACGGCCGTAGACGATGAAGCCATCTTGGCCGCGCGCAGCGAAGTGGCCGAGCGCGAGGGCTTTCTTATGTGTCCCGAAGGAGCCGCCGTCTATGCGGCGTATCGCCGAGAGATCGCCTCGGGGCGCATCGCATCGAGCGAGTCGTGTGTGTTGTTCAATTGCGCCAGCGGGCTCAAGTATGAACTTCCTCGTGCCGATGCCGTGCTCGATTGCACGCAACCGATCGACTTCGCAAAATGGAATCGTTAG
- a CDS encoding EF-hand domain-containing protein, with the protein MSHVWIRSTFVVFLSLALGTVVQAEEGKPGAEKGANKGQEGGPGKRGGKGPEMTPERKQELMKRFDKNNDGTLDDGEKSAMREAFQKTREGKPGEGKSGDGKPGEGRGADMMKKFDKNGDGKLDDTERAAMKEAMGKFRGNGDQPGLKGNGDKPGNKGNGDQPGNNKGNGDQPGNNKGNGDQPGNNKGNGDQPGGKKPEKN; encoded by the coding sequence ATGTCGCACGTTTGGATTCGCTCGACGTTTGTCGTGTTCTTGTCGCTCGCACTTGGAACCGTGGTGCAAGCCGAAGAAGGAAAACCAGGGGCCGAAAAGGGGGCGAACAAAGGCCAAGAAGGTGGGCCGGGAAAGCGCGGCGGAAAAGGCCCCGAGATGACCCCGGAACGGAAGCAAGAGTTGATGAAGCGCTTCGATAAGAACAACGACGGCACGCTCGACGACGGAGAAAAGTCGGCGATGCGCGAAGCTTTTCAAAAGACGCGCGAAGGGAAGCCGGGTGAAGGTAAGAGCGGAGACGGCAAGCCGGGCGAAGGTCGCGGAGCCGACATGATGAAGAAGTTCGACAAGAACGGCGACGGCAAGCTCGACGATACGGAACGCGCCGCCATGAAAGAAGCGATGGGCAAGTTCCGCGGCAACGGAGATCAACCCGGCCTAAAGGGCAACGGCGACAAGCCGGGCAACAAGGGCAACGGTGACCAGCCCGGCAATAACAAAGGCAACGGTGATCAACCGGGCAATAATAAAGGTAATGGTGACCAGCCCGGCAATAATAAAGGGAATGGCGATCAACCGGGCGGCAAGAAGCCCGAAAAGAATTAA
- a CDS encoding RidA family protein: MSIETKLAELGLILPAAPKPVAAYVPCVRTGSLVLVSGQLPMAAGKLLTTGKVPSVVDLEQAQECARQCVLNGLAILKAELGGDWSRLVRVVRVGAFIQSDDGYGGQPQVANGASELLVALLGDAGKHARAAVGVNALPLDAPVEIEFTFEITP, translated from the coding sequence ATGTCGATCGAAACGAAGCTCGCCGAACTCGGCTTAATACTCCCTGCGGCGCCGAAACCGGTCGCGGCGTATGTGCCGTGCGTCCGAACCGGGAGCCTTGTCCTCGTCAGTGGTCAACTGCCGATGGCGGCGGGGAAGCTTTTGACGACGGGAAAGGTTCCGTCGGTAGTCGACTTGGAGCAAGCGCAAGAGTGTGCCCGACAATGCGTCCTCAACGGCCTAGCGATACTCAAAGCGGAACTCGGCGGCGATTGGTCGCGGCTGGTCCGTGTGGTCCGTGTCGGCGCGTTTATTCAGAGCGACGACGGCTACGGCGGACAGCCGCAAGTGGCGAACGGCGCGAGTGAGTTGCTCGTAGCGCTATTGGGCGATGCCGGGAAGCACGCGCGGGCCGCGGTCGGAGTGAACGCTCTGCCGCTCGACGCACCGGTCGAGATCGAATTTACTTTTGAAATTACGCCGTAA
- a CDS encoding DUF1553 domain-containing protein — protein sequence MLGIAGIVAPMQASANAPASAQPSVPAAKNDDHGPVTQLSIMAAGDGTKAAPLRGQDAQAQLVVTAVYADGVERDLTRTVKFTAAPAGIVGVDATGLVVALADGTATITATEASGKTASLPMTVEHYKNSPLVNFPNQITPLFTKFGCNGGGCHGKAGGQNGFKLSLLGFEPTEDFEHLVKEGRGRRLSPASPDTSLLLTKAVNAVPHGGGARMEADSLEFRLLRRWIVQGMPYGNETDPQVTKIEVFPTRRTMAPNGEQQMIVTAHYSDGSTADVTRMAQFDSNSTEMAEVARTGLVKTTDLAGDAAIMTRFQGLVSVYRATVPMGAKVDQLPPTKNFIDDLVFAKLKRLGMPPSAVCDDSSFIRRTSLDIAGRLPTAAETTAFLADKDPAKRDRLVDRLADSSDYADYFANKWSAVLRNRRKGPTYMRGTYGFHAWIRESLYANKPYDEFVREVVGASGEMSENPPVAWYREVKDIDQQVEDAAQLFLGLRIQCARCHHHPFEAWSQRDYYGFSAFFSQVGRKPGVDADEERVFHKRGLAKATNPKTTEVLAPKGLGGPSLEIAAERDPRQALVDWMSDSRNPFFAPALVNRYWKHFFNRGIVDPEDDMRLTNPATNPELLEALAKHFIQSKFDLKDLVKTICKSQTYQLSSEPNEFNVKDKQNFSRYYPKRLNAEVLLDALDAVAESTTQFAGLPSGTRAVQIPDNGVNSYFLTVFGKPEGASACECERSTDASLAQSLHLLNSQEVQGKLSGNGARAANLVKNTEQPVKEKIRMLYMAAFSRAPSADETATAEAYIARADAANQRQAYEDILWALLNTKEFLFNH from the coding sequence ATGCTCGGCATCGCCGGCATCGTTGCGCCGATGCAGGCAAGTGCGAACGCACCGGCCTCGGCGCAGCCTTCCGTTCCCGCTGCGAAGAACGACGATCACGGCCCGGTGACACAGCTCTCGATTATGGCCGCCGGCGACGGCACGAAGGCCGCTCCGCTTCGCGGACAAGACGCTCAGGCGCAGCTCGTCGTCACCGCGGTTTATGCCGACGGCGTCGAGCGAGACCTGACCCGCACGGTGAAGTTCACCGCCGCGCCGGCCGGCATCGTGGGTGTCGATGCGACGGGACTCGTCGTGGCTTTGGCCGACGGCACCGCCACGATCACCGCGACCGAAGCCTCGGGCAAGACTGCTTCGCTGCCGATGACGGTCGAACATTATAAGAACTCACCGCTCGTCAACTTCCCGAATCAAATCACGCCGCTGTTCACGAAGTTCGGCTGCAACGGCGGCGGTTGCCACGGCAAGGCCGGCGGTCAAAACGGATTCAAACTCTCGTTGCTCGGCTTCGAGCCTACGGAAGATTTCGAACATCTCGTGAAGGAAGGTCGCGGTCGCCGGCTCTCGCCTGCCTCGCCCGACACCAGCTTGCTACTCACCAAGGCGGTGAACGCCGTTCCCCACGGCGGCGGCGCACGCATGGAAGCCGACTCGTTGGAGTTCCGCCTGTTGCGACGTTGGATCGTGCAAGGGATGCCGTATGGCAACGAGACCGATCCGCAGGTCACGAAGATCGAAGTCTTCCCGACCCGTCGCACGATGGCCCCGAACGGCGAGCAACAGATGATCGTCACGGCGCACTATAGCGACGGCTCGACGGCCGACGTCACGCGCATGGCGCAGTTCGATTCCAACAGCACGGAAATGGCCGAAGTCGCTCGCACCGGTTTGGTGAAGACCACGGACCTGGCCGGCGATGCGGCGATTATGACCCGTTTTCAAGGGCTCGTTTCGGTCTATCGCGCCACGGTGCCGATGGGTGCCAAGGTCGATCAACTGCCGCCGACGAAGAACTTCATCGACGACCTCGTGTTCGCCAAGTTGAAGCGGCTCGGCATGCCGCCGTCGGCGGTTTGCGACGACTCCAGCTTTATTCGCCGCACTTCGCTCGACATCGCCGGACGTTTGCCGACCGCGGCCGAAACCACGGCCTTCCTCGCCGACAAAGACCCGGCGAAGCGCGATCGCCTCGTCGATCGCCTCGCCGACAGCTCCGACTATGCCGACTACTTCGCAAACAAGTGGAGCGCCGTATTGCGCAACCGCCGCAAGGGCCCGACCTACATGCGCGGCACTTACGGCTTCCATGCCTGGATTCGCGAGAGCCTGTATGCGAACAAGCCGTACGACGAGTTCGTGCGGGAAGTGGTCGGGGCATCGGGCGAAATGAGCGAGAATCCGCCGGTCGCTTGGTATCGCGAAGTGAAGGATATCGATCAGCAAGTCGAAGACGCGGCGCAATTGTTCCTCGGTTTGCGGATTCAATGCGCCCGTTGCCACCATCATCCGTTCGAGGCTTGGAGCCAACGAGACTATTACGGCTTCTCGGCGTTCTTCTCCCAAGTCGGCCGCAAGCCGGGCGTGGATGCCGATGAAGAACGTGTGTTCCACAAGCGCGGCTTAGCGAAGGCGACGAATCCGAAGACGACGGAAGTCTTAGCTCCGAAGGGACTGGGAGGTCCGTCGCTCGAGATCGCCGCCGAGCGTGATCCGCGTCAAGCGTTGGTCGATTGGATGTCCGATTCGCGGAATCCGTTCTTCGCGCCGGCGTTGGTCAACCGCTATTGGAAGCACTTCTTCAATCGGGGCATCGTCGATCCGGAAGACGACATGCGGTTGACGAATCCGGCGACCAATCCGGAATTGCTCGAAGCGCTTGCGAAGCACTTCATTCAATCGAAGTTCGACCTTAAGGATCTCGTGAAGACGATCTGCAAGAGCCAAACGTATCAGCTCAGCTCGGAACCGAACGAGTTCAACGTCAAAGACAAGCAAAACTTCTCGCGCTACTATCCGAAGCGCTTGAACGCCGAAGTGTTGCTCGACGCGCTCGACGCCGTCGCCGAAAGCACGACGCAGTTCGCCGGTCTGCCGTCCGGCACGCGCGCCGTGCAGATTCCCGACAACGGCGTGAATTCGTACTTTCTCACCGTGTTCGGCAAGCCGGAAGGTGCGAGCGCTTGCGAATGCGAGCGATCGACCGATGCCAGCTTGGCGCAAAGTCTGCACCTGCTGAATTCGCAAGAGGTGCAAGGGAAGCTTTCCGGCAACGGAGCCAGAGCCGCGAATCTCGTGAAGAACACCGAGCAACCGGTGAAGGAAAAGATTCGCATGTTGTACATGGCGGCCTTCTCCCGCGCACCATCGGCGGACGAGACGGCCACGGCCGAGGCCTACATCGCCCGCGCCGATGCCGCCAATCAGCGCCAAGCCTACGAAGACATTCTGTGGGCCTTGCTGAACACGAAAGAGTTCTTGTTCAACCACTAG
- a CDS encoding DUF1501 domain-containing protein, whose amino-acid sequence MLTIFGRSRRREAGSCDQFSRRSFLTVGGMAMGGICLADTLRAESKRATSRSHKAIINIYLPGGPSHLDLWDLKPDAPAEIRGEFRPIATNVPGIEICELFPRMAQMMDKFIPVRSICDADGAHDGYQCMTGHKKAERVPPGGFPAAGAWVSKLQGKVNTAMPPHVALMYKTGNGPWGQPGTGGFLGVPHSPFNLVGSTARSKAESMVLNGINLERLRDRAQLRGALDKLRRDLDITEAMSGVDNYLQQALDILTDSKLADALDLSKEDPRTLARYGTSDEKFQRDGSPRMIENFCVARRLVEAGARFVSLNYSRWDWHGVDGMNFPLSREEFPRLDQGLSALVTDLHERGLDRDVSVVVWGEFGRTPRINKNNSRDHWPQVSCAMLAGGGMKAGQVIGSTNRNGEYAADRPVKFQEVFATLYHNIGLDVERIREFDVSGTPRNLVADGIHPIRELV is encoded by the coding sequence ATGCTGACGATCTTCGGCCGTTCTCGTCGTCGCGAAGCCGGAAGTTGCGACCAATTCAGTCGCCGCAGTTTTCTCACGGTCGGCGGCATGGCGATGGGGGGCATCTGCCTGGCCGATACGCTACGGGCCGAATCGAAGCGGGCGACGAGCCGTTCGCACAAAGCGATCATCAACATTTACCTGCCCGGTGGTCCGTCGCATCTCGATCTTTGGGATCTTAAGCCCGACGCCCCGGCTGAGATTCGGGGCGAGTTCCGGCCGATCGCGACGAACGTACCGGGGATCGAGATTTGCGAATTGTTTCCGCGCATGGCGCAGATGATGGACAAGTTCATCCCGGTTCGTTCGATCTGCGATGCCGACGGCGCGCACGACGGTTACCAGTGCATGACCGGTCATAAGAAAGCCGAGCGCGTCCCGCCGGGAGGCTTCCCTGCGGCGGGAGCTTGGGTCAGCAAGCTCCAAGGCAAAGTCAACACGGCGATGCCCCCGCACGTGGCATTGATGTACAAGACAGGCAACGGCCCTTGGGGTCAGCCGGGCACGGGCGGATTCTTGGGCGTGCCGCACAGTCCGTTCAACCTCGTCGGCTCGACGGCCCGCAGCAAAGCCGAGAGCATGGTGCTGAACGGAATCAACCTGGAGCGCTTGCGCGACCGAGCGCAGCTGCGCGGCGCTCTCGATAAGCTTCGCCGCGACCTCGACATCACCGAAGCGATGTCGGGAGTCGACAATTATCTACAGCAGGCGCTCGACATCCTAACCGACAGCAAACTCGCCGACGCGCTCGATCTCTCCAAGGAAGATCCGCGCACCTTGGCGCGCTACGGCACGAGCGATGAGAAGTTTCAACGGGACGGCTCCCCGCGCATGATCGAAAACTTTTGCGTCGCCCGGCGGTTGGTCGAGGCCGGCGCTCGATTCGTTTCGCTCAACTACAGCCGCTGGGATTGGCACGGCGTCGATGGAATGAACTTTCCTTTGTCGCGCGAAGAATTTCCGCGGCTCGACCAAGGCTTGTCGGCGCTCGTAACCGATCTGCACGAGCGCGGGCTCGATCGCGATGTGTCGGTCGTCGTCTGGGGTGAGTTCGGCCGGACCCCGCGAATCAACAAGAACAACAGCCGGGATCACTGGCCGCAAGTCAGCTGCGCCATGCTCGCCGGCGGCGGCATGAAGGCCGGCCAGGTGATCGGCTCGACCAACCGCAACGGCGAGTACGCCGCCGACCGGCCGGTGAAGTTTCAAGAAGTGTTCGCCACGCTCTACCATAACATCGGGCTCGATGTGGAACGGATTCGGGAGTTCGACGTCAGCGGCACGCCCCGAAATCTGGTCGCAGACGGGATTCACCCGATCCGCGAGTTGGTGTGA
- a CDS encoding PPC domain-containing protein: MLCNRHILTAALIVCASVGSVRAQLPALTLSAIQPPGGQSGTTCDVLLTGVVDGEGVDQLLFSHPGIRAVPAVDPSPIEDGKTIVVPNKFKVTIAADVPPGVYDVRAVGTFGVSNPRAFAVDELKELVEPATNIASAAAMPIEVGSVVNGSVAANGEDWFKFPAKKGQRLLVDILGQRLDSKIDATLVLYDAKLLEVARSRDANRRDPLVDFLVPADGEYFLKVYDFTYGGGADYFYRLAVHTGPYIDFVYPPVVTVGQKNKLTVYGRNLPGGTKAEGMNLAGRPLEKVEVELDVPASEVIDQRAAPSLVRGAEVFIDGREYRLKSSAGRSNGFVLGYAEAPVVLEKEPNDADGKSQAVTIPCEIIGQFMPRGDVDGFTFSAKKDDSVAIEAVSQRLGFKSDPVVVVQQIVKDAEGKITYKDVKEIDDEPKNIGSVAFDARSSDPYFLFKATVDGDYRVILRDLYGDSRGDPLLIYRLIMRKPVSDFRLAVMPVAIGAEKVNVSGVNYKPAGTYVRSGDIAVLTVLAARRDGFAGEITLTAEGLPPDVKFTPAVIGAGLDSAPFSLSVADKAVRWNGTLKIVGRATVDGREIVRAARPVSIIAQGGQAKPAEARLAQQMLYSTGGVEQVPVAIHLGTGAPIVIDRKGKAVEVPIRIERRDGFAEALVINAIGVPASLKVAPLTIPANAKEGKLVVEPTPAAPLGDFSFYVSASTKMNYVRDKAGAEAAMKSKLALDKTSTDLTAAAEAAKKAAAAAPKEKKAAADQAAAAAAAKAKAAADMARVATTDADTKQKAAVAKPLNNVLIVSTQTIVRVNETKEEPKKTAGK; the protein is encoded by the coding sequence ATGCTCTGCAATCGCCACATATTGACGGCCGCGCTGATCGTGTGCGCATCGGTCGGCTCCGTTCGAGCGCAACTTCCCGCCCTCACACTTTCCGCGATCCAGCCTCCCGGAGGCCAAAGCGGCACCACTTGCGACGTACTCCTGACGGGCGTCGTCGACGGCGAGGGAGTCGATCAGTTGCTCTTCTCACATCCCGGCATTCGCGCGGTTCCGGCCGTCGATCCTTCGCCGATCGAAGATGGGAAGACGATCGTCGTTCCGAATAAGTTCAAGGTCACGATCGCCGCCGACGTTCCTCCCGGCGTCTACGATGTGCGGGCCGTCGGCACCTTCGGCGTCTCCAACCCGCGGGCCTTTGCGGTCGATGAATTGAAGGAACTGGTCGAACCGGCGACGAACATCGCTTCGGCCGCCGCAATGCCGATCGAAGTCGGCTCGGTCGTCAACGGCTCGGTCGCCGCCAACGGCGAAGACTGGTTCAAGTTTCCCGCCAAGAAGGGGCAACGGCTCCTAGTCGACATCCTCGGCCAACGGCTCGACTCGAAGATCGACGCGACGCTCGTGCTCTACGATGCGAAATTGCTGGAAGTGGCTCGCAGCCGCGATGCGAATCGCCGTGATCCGCTGGTCGATTTCCTCGTCCCTGCCGACGGCGAATACTTTCTCAAGGTCTACGACTTCACCTACGGCGGCGGCGCCGACTACTTCTACCGCTTGGCCGTGCATACGGGCCCTTACATCGACTTCGTCTACCCGCCGGTCGTTACGGTCGGTCAGAAGAATAAGCTCACGGTCTACGGTCGCAATCTGCCAGGCGGCACGAAGGCCGAGGGAATGAACCTCGCCGGTCGACCGCTGGAAAAAGTCGAAGTCGAACTCGACGTTCCCGCTTCCGAAGTCATCGACCAACGCGCGGCGCCGTCGCTGGTGCGCGGGGCCGAAGTGTTTATCGACGGTCGCGAGTATCGGTTAAAGTCGTCGGCCGGCCGGTCCAACGGGTTCGTGCTCGGCTATGCCGAAGCGCCCGTGGTGCTGGAGAAAGAGCCGAACGACGCCGACGGGAAGAGCCAAGCCGTGACGATTCCATGTGAGATCATCGGGCAGTTCATGCCGCGCGGCGACGTCGATGGGTTCACGTTCTCGGCGAAGAAGGACGACAGCGTGGCGATCGAGGCCGTGTCGCAACGGCTCGGCTTCAAGTCCGATCCGGTCGTGGTCGTGCAGCAGATCGTGAAAGATGCCGAAGGGAAGATCACTTATAAAGACGTGAAGGAAATCGACGACGAGCCGAAGAATATCGGCAGCGTCGCCTTCGACGCGCGCAGCAGCGATCCCTACTTCCTCTTCAAAGCGACCGTCGACGGCGATTACCGCGTCATCCTGCGCGATCTCTACGGCGATTCGCGCGGCGACCCGCTCTTGATCTATCGCTTGATCATGCGCAAGCCGGTCTCCGATTTCCGCCTCGCGGTCATGCCCGTGGCGATCGGTGCGGAAAAGGTGAACGTCTCGGGCGTAAACTACAAGCCGGCCGGCACCTACGTTCGCTCCGGCGACATCGCGGTGCTCACCGTGTTGGCCGCTCGCCGCGACGGCTTCGCCGGCGAGATCACATTGACCGCCGAAGGGCTCCCGCCCGACGTCAAATTCACCCCCGCCGTGATCGGCGCCGGTCTGGATAGTGCGCCGTTCTCGTTATCCGTCGCCGATAAGGCGGTGCGTTGGAACGGTACGTTGAAGATCGTCGGCCGTGCGACGGTCGATGGCCGCGAGATCGTTCGTGCGGCCCGCCCGGTTTCGATCATCGCGCAAGGTGGTCAGGCGAAGCCGGCCGAAGCTCGGCTCGCGCAGCAAATGTTGTATTCCACCGGCGGCGTCGAGCAAGTTCCCGTGGCGATCCATCTCGGGACCGGCGCGCCGATCGTGATCGATCGCAAGGGGAAGGCGGTCGAGGTGCCGATTCGAATCGAGCGCCGCGACGGCTTCGCCGAGGCGCTCGTGATCAATGCGATCGGTGTTCCGGCATCGCTCAAAGTCGCGCCTCTGACGATTCCCGCCAACGCGAAAGAAGGGAAGCTGGTGGTCGAGCCGACTCCGGCCGCTCCGCTCGGCGACTTCAGTTTCTATGTCTCCGCGTCGACCAAAATGAATTACGTGCGCGATAAGGCCGGTGCCGAAGCGGCGATGAAATCGAAGCTGGCCCTGGATAAGACTTCGACCGATCTCACGGCCGCCGCCGAAGCTGCGAAGAAAGCGGCCGCCGCAGCGCCGAAGGAAAAGAAGGCCGCCGCGGATCAAGCCGCCGCAGCCGCCGCGGCGAAGGCGAAAGCCGCCGCCGACATGGCCCGCGTGGCGACCACGGACGCCGACACGAAGCAGAAGGCCGCCGTAGCGAAGCCGCTCAACAACGTGTTGATCGTCTCGACGCAGACGATCGTGCGCGTCAACGAAACGAAGGAAGAGCCGAAGAAGACAGCCGGGAAGTAA